Proteins encoded by one window of Salvia splendens isolate huo1 chromosome 7, SspV2, whole genome shotgun sequence:
- the LOC121810598 gene encoding uncharacterized mitochondrial protein AtMg00860-like, giving the protein MVPKKSGIQVVKNEKNELVPTRKDHFPLPLIEQMLERFMYIQKIKEIEFSPVRLACHLDVVLRRCQEKNLVLNFEKCHFMVPEGIVLGHVVSERGIQVDKAKVDVISKLRYPTNQREVRGFLGHAGFCWRFIRDFAKIAQPLTRLLQNDVDFVFDEACQGAFQLLKDKLVPTPIIKAPDCTRSR; this is encoded by the exons ATGGTACCGAAGAAATCTGGTATACAAGTGGTgaaaaatgagaagaatgaACTCGTACCCACTcggaaagaccattttcccctacCTTTAATCGAGCAAATGCTGGAGAG ATTTATGTACATCCAGAAGATCAAGGAAATTGAATTTTCACCTGTCCGTTTGGCAT GTCATTTGGATGTTGTATTAAGGAGATGTCAAGAAAAGAACCTCGTCCtcaattttgagaaatgccatttcatggtccctgaaggtATCGTCCTAGGACATGTTGTATCtgagagaggtatccaagtggacaAGGCGAAGGTGGATGTAATCTCGAAGTTACGTTATCCTACAAATCAGAGGGAAGTAAGAGGGTTCTTAGGCCACGCTGGTTTTTGCTGGAGGTTCATAAGGGACTTTGCAAAAATTGCACAACCGCTTACTCGTCTCTTGCAGAATGATGTAGATTTCGTCTTCGACGAAGCATGTCAAGGGGCTTTCCAACTTTTGAAAGACAAGCTTGTACCAACCCCAATCATCAAAGCTCCTGACTGCACCCGttcgaggtga
- the LOC121810600 gene encoding uncharacterized protein LOC121810600 has translation MTYEDINDAIMGFCQKPISIRSTGFAQQSSLEKLLDFGKLAAKNMEKNPLPQEAVTPKKELKTLPRGLKYAYLGDEETFPVIINSQLKEKQEEGLLEVLRRNQMAIGWTMSDLVGISPDLCVHHIRLEDGAKAHREQQRKLNPNMREEVLKEVLKLLALGIISSIPDSKWVHPVPMVCPRDGYSGYFHIYVDPEDQEKTTFTCPFRTCAYRRMPFGLSNAPGTFQRCMMSIFSDLLEDCIEIFMDDFTVYGNSFESYLGHIVSEKGIQVDKANVEVINKLSFPTNLNDIWAFVCHAVFYRRFIRDFAKIAQPLTHLLKNDVEFVFDEPCQKAFRLESPF, from the exons ATGACATATGAAGATATCAACGATGCAATCATGGGATTCTGCCAGAAACCAATTTCAATTCGATCAACTGGTTTTGCTCAACAGAGCAGTTTGGAAAAGTTACTAGATTTTGGGAAGCTTGCAGCAAAGAATATGGAGAAAAACCCATTGCCCCAAGAAGCGGTCACACCTAAGAAAGAGTTGAAGACATTACCCCGAGGATTAAAGTATGCCTACCTTGGGGATGAGGAAACCTTCCCAGTCATAATCAATAGCCAGTTGAAAGAGAAGCAAGAGGAAGGGTTATTGGAAGTACTGAGGAGAAACCAGATGGCTATTGGATGGACTATGTCGGACTTGGTAGGGATCAGCCCTGACCTCTGCGTACATCACATACGCCTCGAAGATGGTGCGAAAGCTCACAGAGAACAACAACGGAAACtgaaccctaacatgcgagaagaggtTCTGAAAGAGGTGCTAAAGCTACTAGCATTGGGGATTATTTCCTCTATTCCTGATAGCAAATGGGTCCACCCAGTACCCATGGTCTGCCCACGAG ATGgctatagtgggtattttcataTTTATGTGGACCCCGAGGATCAAGAAAAGACGACTTTCACATGCCCATTTAGGACGTGTGCATATAGAAGGATGCCCTTTGGTCTAAGCAATGCACCAGGGACATTCCAaaggtgtatgatgagtatcttctccgACTTACTGGAAGACTgcattgagatcttcatggacgatttcacaGTATATGGGAATTCTTTTGAGTCATACCTGG GCCATATTGTGTCAGAGAAGGGAATTCAAGTTGATAAGGCAAACGTGGAGGTGATCAACAAGCTGTCGTTTCCTACAAATCTGAATGATATATGGGCTTTTGTGTGCCATGCTGTGTTTTACAGGAGGTTCATCAGAGACTtcgcaaaaattgctcagccattAACCCATCTGCTAAAAAATGACGTGGAGTTTGTTTTTGATGAACCGTGTCAGAAGGCATTCCGACTGGAATCACCCttttga
- the LOC121810599 gene encoding uncharacterized protein LOC121810599, which translates to MPPRRRRGPQVENNVEEQSEESAGNQPPPPPPPPPQPQEREYIKAFRKENPPKFDGLGEPPKTEAWIRDLELIFDFMGCTDRERLACVTYQLTGPADFWWETKRRTMNPARREALTWEEFKEEVYDKYSPMSYRRVKIVEFHTLKQGNMTVTEYDRALCEMTRYAPELLDTDEKMAAKFRSGLRPEIRVAVASRRGISYSEILSCALDVEEALPKDETAANPTPPTPQPNYRDKRKWEDNRALYDNKRHHSTFRQTQDYDRQATPQPRGNEQKEPHCNRCSKYHFGECRAGGIQCFTCGGNGHMSRECPNNNKGGMWNRQGHGEQQQQPQPIRQVAPQQARAYALKGNEGEEQQTDKD; encoded by the coding sequence ATGCCACCGAGACGCAGACGTGGCCCACAAGTGGAGAACAACGTGGAGGAACAGTCAGAGGAAAGTGCCGGGAATCaacccccgcctccaccaccacccccaCCTCAACCTCAAGAGAGAGAATACATTAAGGCCTTCCGAAAGGAAAACCCTCCAAAGTTTGACGGACTGGGAGAGCCCCCGAAAACAGAGGCTTGGATACGCGACCTCGAGCTTATATTTGACTTCATGGGATGCACCGATAGGGAACGTCTGGCTTGCGTGACTTATCAACTGACTGGGCCTGCcgatttttggtgggaaacTAAACGAAGAACTATGAACCCTGCTCGCCGTGAGGCACTCACATGGGAAGAATTCAAGGAAGAGGTGTACGACAAGTACAGTCCCATGAGCTATAGACGGGTGAAGATAGTGGAGTTCCACACCCTGAAACAGGGAAACATGACGGTGACAGAGTACGACCGTGCTCTTTGTGAAATGAcccgatatgcgcccgagttattggacaccgatgagaagaTGGCCGCAAAATTCCGTTCTGGCCTTAGACCAGAGATAAGGGTAGCCGTGGCCAGCCGCAGAGGAATCTCTTACTCCGAAATTTTGAGTTGCGCTTTAGATGTGGAAGAAGCACTGCCTAAGGACGAGACGGCAGCAAATCCTACACCACCAACACCTCAACCGAACTATcgagacaagaggaagtgggaagACAACCGAGCTCTTTATGACAACAAGCGACACCATTCTACTTTCCGTCAGACACAAGACTATGACCGACAAGCCACGCCACAGCCGAGAGGGAATGAACAGAAGGAACCCCACTGCAACCGgtgctccaagtaccacttTGGCGAGTGCAGAGCTGGAGGCATCCAATGCTTCACTTGTGGTGGAAATGGacacatgtctcgagagtgcccGAATAACAACAAAGGAGGAATGTGGAATAGGCAGGGACATGGGGAACAACAGCAACAACCACAACCCATTCGACAGGTGGCCCCACAGCAAGCTAGGGCGTATGCGCTGAAAGGAAATGAAGGGGAGGAGCAGCAAACCGACAAGGACTGA